One genomic window of Phoenix dactylifera cultivar Barhee BC4 chromosome 6, palm_55x_up_171113_PBpolish2nd_filt_p, whole genome shotgun sequence includes the following:
- the LOC103701992 gene encoding proline-rich receptor-like protein kinase PERK12 produces MSNSAPPPSSSSKIDKSSPPSPDNKSPPPSLESKTPPPSLDSKVPPPSHSTSPPKSPPSSDGSSSPPPKLSPPAPLPNDSPSPPPDPSKSPSNGTSSSSAPPFSPPPPPPPGNHNRSAPPPPHSPPLSPAVTSPPPNAKLNTPSPPPPEQSPPNGSPPSPPPPDYSSSSSSSKSNPRPPSKSSPPPPSSPSLRENGESGGSLGTIAGLTFAGILVVLAVVFFVFLRKRRRRFGEYNYYRSPNNFSVKSDGYYYRQSNIQGSSAHSDTYYAPGTTPAHLAAANAHGSYRGHGYYPGHPDHAGPKSCFSYEEIMSITNGFPPENILGEGGFGCVYKGWLPDGRCVAVKQLKAGSGQGEREFRAEVEIISRVHHRHLVSLVGCCIADYHRLLVYEYLPNKTLEHHLHGEGLPVMDWPKRLKLAIGSARGLAYLHEDCHPRIIHRDIKSANILLDNDFEAKVADFGLAKLSNDTHTHVSTRVMGTFGYLAPEYASSGKLTDRSDVFSFGVVLLELITGRKPVDPNQPLGDESLVEWARPLLIHALEIGDCSELADPRLENNYVKSEMFRMIEAAAACVRHSASKRPRMVQVARALEKGEPTDLSNGVKFGQSTVFNSGQYSADIQKFRMMAFGSDSSDFDESGEYDRRSAACSGEVRSREIPRGPPNPRGPGEPKSGE; encoded by the exons ATGTCGAATTCTGCTCCACCTCCAAGCTCCTCTTCTAAAATTGATAAGTCATCTCCTCCTTCTCCAGATAACAAATCCCCTCCACCTTCATTGGAATCTAAAACCCCTCCGCCTTCTTTGGATTCTAAAGTACCTCCACCTTCACATTCAACTTCTCCGCCAAAATCTCCCCCAAGCTCAGATGGATCAAGTTCTCCACCACCAAAGTTATCACCTCCAGCTCCCTTGCCAAATGACTCCCCTTCTCCCCCTCCTGACCCATCTAAGTCCCCATCAAATGGAACTTCATCTTCATCAGCTCCACCATTTtcaccccctcctcctcctcctcccggtAATCATAATCGGTCagctcctcctccacctcactCCCCTCCTCTTTCACCTGCTGTTACTTCGCCACCTCCAAATGCTAAATTGAATACTCCAAGCCCCCCTCCACCAGAGCAGTCACCACCTAATGGCTCCCCTCCATCCCCTCCTCCGCCTGATTATTCATCTAGCTCGTCATCATCTAAAAGTAATCCCCGTCCTCCATCGAAGTCATCACctccccctccttcctctccttcccttCGTGAAAATGGGGAATCAGGTGGCAGTTTGGGCACCATTGCTGGGTTGACATTTGCAGGAATTCTAGTTGTATTAGCTGTCGTTTTCTTTGTGTTcttaaggaagaggaggagaagattcGGTGAGTATAATTACTACAGATCACCTAACAATTTCTCTGTAAAATCAG ATGGATATTACTATAGACAGTCAAATATACAAGGAAGTTCTGCTCACTCAGATACATATTATGCACCAGGAACAACACCAGCTCATCTTGCTGCCGCAAATGCCCATGGAAGTTATAGAGGTCATGGGTATTACCCGGGGCACCCAGATCATGCTGGACCCAAGTCATGCTTCAGTTATGAAGAGATAATGAGCATAACAAATGGCTTTCCTCCAGAAAACATCCTAGGTGAGGGTGGTTTTGGATGTGTGTATAAGGGCTGGCTGCCCGACGGGAGATGTGTTGCAGTGAAACAGCTCAAGGCTGGTAGTGGACAAGGAGAGAGGGAATTTAGAGCAGAAGTTGAGATAATTAGTCGTGTTCACCATCGTCATTTGGTCTCTCTGGTGGGTTGCTGTATAGCTGACTATCATCGACTGCTTGTATATGAGTACCTCCCTAATAAAACTCTTGAACACCATTTACATG GGGAGGGGTTGCCTGTCATGGATTGGCCAAAAAGACTGAAACTTGCTATAGGCTCTGCTCGTGGATTGGCATATTTGCATGAAGACT GCCATCCTCGCATTATCCACAGGGACATCAAATCGGCTAATATTCTTTTGGACAACGATTTTGAGGCAAAG GTTGCAGATTTTGGGCTTGCCAAACTCTCGAATGATACTCACACCCATGTGTCCACTCGTGTTATGGGGACATTTGG gtaTTTGGCACCAGAATATGCATCTAGTGGAAAATTAACTGACCGATCTGATGTATTTTCATTTGGCGTCGTGCTTCTAGAGCTTATTACAGGACGCAAACCTGTAGATCCAAATCAACCTTTGGGGGATGAAAGTTTAGTTGAATGG GCTCGACCCCTCCTTATTCATGCTCTTGAAATAGGGGATTGTTCAGAACTAGCGGATCCAAGGCTTGAGAACAATTATGTAAAGAGCGAGATGTTTAGAATGATCGAAGCAGCTGCTGCATGTGTTCGTCATTCCGCTTCTAAACGACCTCGCATGGTGCAG GTGGCGAGGGCATTGGAAAAAGGAGAGCCGACTGATCTAAGCAATGGGGTGAAATTTGGTCAGAGCACAGTGTTTAATTCTGGCCAGTACTCAGCAGACATCCAAAAATTTCGTATGATGGCATTTGGAAGTGACAGCTCTGACTTTGATGAATCTGGGGAGTATGATCGCCGGAGCGCAGCATGCAGTGGTGAAGTCCGCAGTAGAGAGATACCTCGTGGGCCACCGAATCCACGGGGACCTGGAGAACCCAAGTCAGGGGAGTAG